One window of Branchiostoma lanceolatum isolate klBraLanc5 chromosome 8, klBraLanc5.hap2, whole genome shotgun sequence genomic DNA carries:
- the LOC136439679 gene encoding N-sulphoglucosamine sulphohydrolase-like produces the protein MADITRYFVFLSCCCFAIRVGSVPGNRNVLVIIGDDAGFETQVYNNTVCKTPHLNNLASRGLTFRQAFTSVSSCSPSRSAILTGLPQHQNGMYGLHQGYHHFNSFDNVRSLPLLLNQSGIRTGIIGKKHVGPESVYPFEFAHTEENNPITQVGRNITLIKHLVREFLQQKDDRPFFLYIGFHDPHRCGHTNPQFGNFCEKFGNGEPGMGLIPDWTPVHYSPEEVVVPPFVQDTPAARSDLAAQYTTISRLDQGIGLILQELQAAGRDKDTLILYSSDNGIPFPNGRTNLYNSGMAEPLLLSSPLHISRWGQTTDSFASLLDVVPTVLDWFGLEYPEYEIFGKKKLVKLTGKSLLPALKEEQSWNTVYASHDLHEVTMFYPMRVIRSGDYHLIQNINYAMPFPIDQDFYLSPSFQDLLNRTREGQPLHWFKTLKNYYYRSQWELYDLKNDPQETINLADNSDYRDVLQELRSQLQAWQKITYDPWICAPWGVLEDAGPYKDNPVCMSMDNGT, from the exons ATGGCCGACATCACGAGATATTTTGTCTTCCTgtcgtgttgttgttttgccaTTCGTGTTGGGAGCGTTCCAGGGAACAGAAACGTCCTCGTCATTATAG GTGATGACGCTGGTTTTGAGACACAGGTGTACAACAACACGGTGTGTAAGACACCTCACCTGAACAACCTGGCCAGCCGAGGTCTGACCTTCAGACAAGCCTTCACATCAGTCAGCAGCTGTTCACCCAGCAGGTCCGCCATCCTCACAG GTCTTCCTCAGCATCAGAATGGCATGTACGGTCTGCACCAGGGCTACCATCACTTCAACTCTTTTGACAATGTCAGAAGCTTGCCTCTCCTGCTGAACCAATCAGGAATAagaacag GAATCATTGGTAAGAAGCATGTAGGTCCTGAGTCGGTGTACCCTTTTGAGTTTGCTCACACAGAGGAGAACAACCCCATCACGCAGGTGGGCAGGAATATCACCCTCATCAAACACCTGGTCAGGGAGTTCCTGCAGCAGAAGGATGACAG ACCCTTCTTCCTGTACATCGGCTTCCATGACCCTCACCGCTGTGGTCACACCAACCCACAGTTTGGGAACTTCTGTGAGAAGTTTGGTAACGGAGAGCCGGGCATGGGGCTCATCCCTGACTGGACGCCTGTGCACTACTCCCCAGAGGAAGTCGTGGTGCCACCGTTCGTACAGGACACTCCGGCGGCAAGAAGTGACTTGGCAGCTCAGTATACAACCATCAGTAGGCTGGACCAAG GCATTGGCCTGATCCTGCAGGAACTACAAGCTGCAGGCCGCGACAAGGACACCCTGATCCTGTACAGCTCTGACAACGGCATCCCCTTCCCCAACGGGCGCACCAACCTCTACAACTCCGGCATGGCGGAGCCTCTTCTGCTGTCCTCCCCCCTCCACATCTCTCGCTGGGGCCAAACCACCGACAGTTTCGCCAGTCTGCTGGACGTTGTGCCAACCGTCCTGGACTGGTTTGGGCTGGAGTATCCAGAGTACGAGATATTTGGTAAGAAGAAGTTGGTAAAACTGACGGGAAAATCTCTCCTGCCAGCGCTGAAGGAAGAACAGTCGTGGAACACCGTCTACGCTAGTCATGACCTTCACGAGGTCACCATGTTCTACCCCATGAGGGTTATAAGATCAGGAGACTATCACCTCATCCAGAACATCAACTACGCCATGCCCTTCCCCATCGACCAAGACTTCTACCTCTCCCCAAGCTTTCAGGACCTTTTAAACAGGACAAGGGAGGGGCAACCTTTGCACTGGTTCAAAACGCTCAAAAACTATTACTACCGTTCACAATGGGAGCTGTACGACTTAAAGAACGATCCGCAGGAGACTATAAACCTGGCAGATAACAGCGATTACCGTGACGTGTTGCAGGAATTACGCAGTCAGCTGCAAGCTTGGCAGAAAATAACCTATGACCCCTGGATCTGTGCTCCATGGGGAGTATTGGAGGATGCAGGCCCATATAAGGACAACCCCGTCTGTATGAGTATGGACAATGGAACATGA
- the LOC136439678 gene encoding leucine-rich repeat-containing protein 45-like isoform X2, giving the protein MDEFRRLYLQLCKDHDTEPQESVLQQVKELGSSPKHGPSRLDLSTISLHVDTCAVLGKALSTDRSFSEIRLADCMLNEEGAKLLLHGLCSNTMVKNLDLKGNNLRGVGAESIGKLLKFNKSLRSVCLEWNSLGMFASSFTILCEGLGANRTLQVLDLRNNQITHDEAAEIAAALRKNETLRTLDLRWNNVGIVGGRELLSSLQQNKTLTKMELSGNNVPADTIKAIEQALSTNADRILMTSEYQDRTRMLTSEIDSIKKDRSMQVSDLLDRIDQQNENMSKTQRSSAHKIGRLQEALEERKSSFNFLAAKLKMTEAAQALAEQKSHDLGELLTKSRQENNQSQVHHQAELMKEKEDRNASEAKMRKDLAGVHDRNLQLETKVDELERRNRALQDQVFELKETVAHLNAQIKVTNTQSDERQQREQQKHKDAMKDAEHLRQQEVSRVRLEAEETERVLKERIQKMEMRRMELEEDISRHKSSLVSEKSKYEEQLQQAKTRIKHEQQQRVSQLEERLRMEQMSKEELQNHSDHQSSQVTELQTKHTGAVMEIEGLKRKMEEINQELAGKNAEKMTAVEKVRLELNQQASKLEAEKLANTELNERLEKVEKQLRDQNHRHREERRDLETEVTSLREQVRMKDAEINRIRDDEVQRARMLQSAINNYVGGATGGRS; this is encoded by the exons ATGGATGAGTTCCGTCGACTGTACCTCCAGCTGTGTAAGGACCACGACACCGAACCACAGgagtcggtactgcagcaggtcaAGGAGCTGGGATCATCCCCTAAACATGGGCCCAGCAGACTGGACCTCTCTACTATCAG CCTCCATGTGGACACGTGTGCAGTCCTGGGGAAGGCCTTGTCGACCGACCGGTCCTTCTCGGAGATAAGACTTGCTGACTGTATGCTGAACGAGGAAG GTGCCAAACTGCTCCTACATGGTTTGTGTTCTAACACAATGGTCAAGAACCTGGACCTCAAG GGGAACAACTTGAGAGGTGTGGGTGCAGAGTCCATTGGAAAACTGTTGAAGTTTAACAAATCCCTGAGAAG tgtgTGCCTGGAGTGGAACTCCCTGGGCATGTTTGCCAGTTCCTTCACCATCCTGTGTGAAGGTCTGGGTGCGAACCGCACGCTGCAGGTGCTGGACCTCAGGAACAACCAGATCACTCATGACGAGGCTGCTGAGATCGCCGCGGCACTCAGGAAGAACGAAACTCTCAGGACGTTAG ACCTCAGGTGGAACAATGTAGGGATAGTAGGAGGGAGGGAACTCCTGTCTTCCCTCCAGCAGAACAAAACCCTGACTAAGATGGAGCTCAGTGGCAACAATGTGCCAGCAGACACCATCAAGGCTATAG AACAAGCCCTGTCCACCAATGCCGACCGCATCCTGATGACCAGTGAGTACCAGGACAGGACACGGATGCTGACCAGTGAGATTGACAGCATTAAGAAGGACAGATCCATGCAG GTCAGTGATCTGTTAGACAGGATAGACCAGCAGAATGAGAACATGTCCAAGACACAGCGGTCGTCCGCACACAAGATCGGTCGCCTGCAAGAAGCCCTGGAGGAGAGGAAGTCATCCTTTAATTTCCTGGCTGCCAA ATTAAAAATGACAGAGGCTGCCCAGGCATTGGCTGAGCAGAAGTCACATGACCTGGGGGAGCTGCTCACCAAGTCACGACAGGAAAACAACCAGTCACAGGTGCACCACCAGGCAGAGCTCATGAAGGAAAAAGAG GACCGTAATGCGTCTGAAGCCAAGATGAGGAAGGACCTGGCAGGGGTGCACGACAGGAATCTACAGCTCGAGACAAAG GTGGATGAGTTGGAGAGGAGAAACCGTGCCCTACAGGACCAGGTGTTTGAACTGAAGGAAACTGTGGCACATCTCAACGCACAGATCAaggtcacaaacacacagtctgaTG AGAGACAACAGAGAGAACAGCAGAAACACAAGGATGCCATGAAGGATGCAGAACATCTCAGACAACAGGAG GTGAGCAGAGTGCGTCTGGAGGCAGAGGAGACAGAGCGAGTCTTGAAGGAGCGCATACAGAAGATGGAGATGCGCAGGATGGAACTAGAGGAG GACATAAGTCGTCACAAGTCTTCACTGGTTTCGGAGAAGTCAAAGTATGAAGAACAGTTGCAACAGGCCAAGACTAGAATCAAGCATGAGCAG CAACAGCGTGTGTCCCAGCTGGAGGAGAGACTACGCATGGAGCAGATGTCTAAGGAGGAACTACAG AACCACAGCGACCACCAGTCATCACAGGTGACAGAGCTGCAGACCAAACACACGGGCGCGGTCATGGAGATCGAGGGCCTGAAGAGGAAGATGGAGGAGATCAACCAG GAGCTTGCCGGGAAGAATGCAGAAAAGATGACTGCTGTGGAGAAAGTTCGACTGGAGCTGAATCAGCAGGCGTCTAAACTAGAGGCTGAGAAACTTGCCAACACTGAGCTGAATGAGAGGCTGGAGAAAGTAGAAAAACAACTCAGAG ACCAGAACCATAGGCACCGTGAGGAGAGGCGTGACCTTGAAACGGAGGTGACATCGCTGAGGGAGCAGGTACGGATGAAGGACGCGGAGATCAACAGGATCAGGGACGACGAGGTCCAGAGAGCCAGGATGTTACAGTCGGCCATCAATAACTATGTCGGCGGAGCTACAGGGGGAAGGAGCTGA
- the LOC136439678 gene encoding leucine-rich repeat-containing protein 45-like isoform X1, with translation MDEFRRLYLQLCKDHDTEPQESVLQQVKELGSSPKHGPSRLDLSTISLHVDTCAVLGKALSTDRSFSEIRLADCMLNEEGAKLLLHGLCSNTMVKNLDLKGNNLRGVGAESIGKLLKFNKSLRSVCLEWNSLGMFASSFTILCEGLGANRTLQVLDLRNNQITHDEAAEIAAALRKNETLRTLDLRWNNVGIVGGRELLSSLQQNKTLTKMELSGNNVPADTIKAIGKNNIQTEQIEQALSTNADRILMTSEYQDRTRMLTSEIDSIKKDRSMQVSDLLDRIDQQNENMSKTQRSSAHKIGRLQEALEERKSSFNFLAAKLKMTEAAQALAEQKSHDLGELLTKSRQENNQSQVHHQAELMKEKEDRNASEAKMRKDLAGVHDRNLQLETKVDELERRNRALQDQVFELKETVAHLNAQIKVTNTQSDERQQREQQKHKDAMKDAEHLRQQEVSRVRLEAEETERVLKERIQKMEMRRMELEEDISRHKSSLVSEKSKYEEQLQQAKTRIKHEQQQRVSQLEERLRMEQMSKEELQNHSDHQSSQVTELQTKHTGAVMEIEGLKRKMEEINQELAGKNAEKMTAVEKVRLELNQQASKLEAEKLANTELNERLEKVEKQLRDQNHRHREERRDLETEVTSLREQVRMKDAEINRIRDDEVQRARMLQSAINNYVGGATGGRS, from the exons ATGGATGAGTTCCGTCGACTGTACCTCCAGCTGTGTAAGGACCACGACACCGAACCACAGgagtcggtactgcagcaggtcaAGGAGCTGGGATCATCCCCTAAACATGGGCCCAGCAGACTGGACCTCTCTACTATCAG CCTCCATGTGGACACGTGTGCAGTCCTGGGGAAGGCCTTGTCGACCGACCGGTCCTTCTCGGAGATAAGACTTGCTGACTGTATGCTGAACGAGGAAG GTGCCAAACTGCTCCTACATGGTTTGTGTTCTAACACAATGGTCAAGAACCTGGACCTCAAG GGGAACAACTTGAGAGGTGTGGGTGCAGAGTCCATTGGAAAACTGTTGAAGTTTAACAAATCCCTGAGAAG tgtgTGCCTGGAGTGGAACTCCCTGGGCATGTTTGCCAGTTCCTTCACCATCCTGTGTGAAGGTCTGGGTGCGAACCGCACGCTGCAGGTGCTGGACCTCAGGAACAACCAGATCACTCATGACGAGGCTGCTGAGATCGCCGCGGCACTCAGGAAGAACGAAACTCTCAGGACGTTAG ACCTCAGGTGGAACAATGTAGGGATAGTAGGAGGGAGGGAACTCCTGTCTTCCCTCCAGCAGAACAAAACCCTGACTAAGATGGAGCTCAGTGGCAACAATGTGCCAGCAGACACCATCAAGGCTATAGGTAAAAACAACATCCAAACTGAGCAGATAG AACAAGCCCTGTCCACCAATGCCGACCGCATCCTGATGACCAGTGAGTACCAGGACAGGACACGGATGCTGACCAGTGAGATTGACAGCATTAAGAAGGACAGATCCATGCAG GTCAGTGATCTGTTAGACAGGATAGACCAGCAGAATGAGAACATGTCCAAGACACAGCGGTCGTCCGCACACAAGATCGGTCGCCTGCAAGAAGCCCTGGAGGAGAGGAAGTCATCCTTTAATTTCCTGGCTGCCAA ATTAAAAATGACAGAGGCTGCCCAGGCATTGGCTGAGCAGAAGTCACATGACCTGGGGGAGCTGCTCACCAAGTCACGACAGGAAAACAACCAGTCACAGGTGCACCACCAGGCAGAGCTCATGAAGGAAAAAGAG GACCGTAATGCGTCTGAAGCCAAGATGAGGAAGGACCTGGCAGGGGTGCACGACAGGAATCTACAGCTCGAGACAAAG GTGGATGAGTTGGAGAGGAGAAACCGTGCCCTACAGGACCAGGTGTTTGAACTGAAGGAAACTGTGGCACATCTCAACGCACAGATCAaggtcacaaacacacagtctgaTG AGAGACAACAGAGAGAACAGCAGAAACACAAGGATGCCATGAAGGATGCAGAACATCTCAGACAACAGGAG GTGAGCAGAGTGCGTCTGGAGGCAGAGGAGACAGAGCGAGTCTTGAAGGAGCGCATACAGAAGATGGAGATGCGCAGGATGGAACTAGAGGAG GACATAAGTCGTCACAAGTCTTCACTGGTTTCGGAGAAGTCAAAGTATGAAGAACAGTTGCAACAGGCCAAGACTAGAATCAAGCATGAGCAG CAACAGCGTGTGTCCCAGCTGGAGGAGAGACTACGCATGGAGCAGATGTCTAAGGAGGAACTACAG AACCACAGCGACCACCAGTCATCACAGGTGACAGAGCTGCAGACCAAACACACGGGCGCGGTCATGGAGATCGAGGGCCTGAAGAGGAAGATGGAGGAGATCAACCAG GAGCTTGCCGGGAAGAATGCAGAAAAGATGACTGCTGTGGAGAAAGTTCGACTGGAGCTGAATCAGCAGGCGTCTAAACTAGAGGCTGAGAAACTTGCCAACACTGAGCTGAATGAGAGGCTGGAGAAAGTAGAAAAACAACTCAGAG ACCAGAACCATAGGCACCGTGAGGAGAGGCGTGACCTTGAAACGGAGGTGACATCGCTGAGGGAGCAGGTACGGATGAAGGACGCGGAGATCAACAGGATCAGGGACGACGAGGTCCAGAGAGCCAGGATGTTACAGTCGGCCATCAATAACTATGTCGGCGGAGCTACAGGGGGAAGGAGCTGA
- the LOC136439984 gene encoding RNA-binding protein 7-like isoform X2 — protein sequence MVMEDGKEERTLWAGNLSSQVTEEQLYELFLQAGPLVGVTIPKDPGTGNKRSYAFIEFKHAVSVPYTIELMNGIRLHERSLRLQCRTGSKHASPAHGGTDSPNATPTHQPQFNTPTPPQLQRNFTTPIMNQPPQGFNHLLGFPTPMTPGAGLMRSPMGMPMMNPHQMAQSPPLAESDPGDMQRMSQQMQGSPMSQHRSNHNNMGHRNDYSPMDTPHRGSRDRDHRDQRGWGRDSDYRGGRDTDYRDRSRDRDNRRDSRHYQHRR from the exons ATGGTCATGGAAGACGGCAAGGAAGAGCGAACGCTGTGGGCCGGGAATCTCAGCTCTCAAGTAACGGAGGAGCAGCTCTATGAACTATTTCTCCAG gCTGGTCCCCTTGTTGGAGTCACCATCCCTAAGGACCCTGGCACAGGCAATAAGAGGAGCTACGCATTCATCGAGTTCAAACACGCCGTTTCCGTCCCCTACACCATCGAGCTGATGAACGGCATACGGCTGCACGAGCGCTCGCTACGTCTGCAGTGTCGCACCGGCTCCAAGCACGCCAGTCCCGCCCACGGCGGTACGGACAGCCCCAACGCCACCCCCACTCACCAGCCGCAGTTCAACACCCCCACCCCGCCTCAGCTCCAGAGGAACTTCACCACCCCCATCATGAACCAGCCACCCCAGGGGTTCAACCACCTGTTGGGGTTCCCCACCCCCATGACCCCCGGGGCGGGCCTGATGCGGAGTCCCATGGGGATGCCGATGATGAACCCACACCAGATGGCACAG TCACCCCCTCTGGCTGAGAGCGATCCAGGTGAT ATGCAAAGAATGAGCCAACAAATGCAGGGATCACCGATGAGCCAACACAGGTCAAACCACAACAACATGGGCCATCGGAACGACTACAGCCCAATGGACACCCCTCACAGGGGGTCCCGGGACAGAGATCACAGAGACCAGAGGGGCTGGGGAAGGGATTCAGACTACCGTGGGGGGAGAGACACAGATTATCGTGATCGCAGCAGAGACAGAGATAACAGGAGAGATAGCAGACACTATCAGCACAGGAGATAG
- the LOC136439984 gene encoding RNA-binding protein 7-like isoform X1, translating into MVMEDGKEERTLWAGNLSSQVTEEQLYELFLQAGPLVGVTIPKDPGTGNKRSYAFIEFKHAVSVPYTIELMNGIRLHERSLRLQCRTGSKHASPAHGGTDSPNATPTHQPQFNTPTPPQLQRNFTTPIMNQPPQGFNHLLGFPTPMTPGAGLMRSPMGMPMMNPHQMAQVLSPPLAESDPGDMQRMSQQMQGSPMSQHRSNHNNMGHRNDYSPMDTPHRGSRDRDHRDQRGWGRDSDYRGGRDTDYRDRSRDRDNRRDSRHYQHRR; encoded by the exons ATGGTCATGGAAGACGGCAAGGAAGAGCGAACGCTGTGGGCCGGGAATCTCAGCTCTCAAGTAACGGAGGAGCAGCTCTATGAACTATTTCTCCAG gCTGGTCCCCTTGTTGGAGTCACCATCCCTAAGGACCCTGGCACAGGCAATAAGAGGAGCTACGCATTCATCGAGTTCAAACACGCCGTTTCCGTCCCCTACACCATCGAGCTGATGAACGGCATACGGCTGCACGAGCGCTCGCTACGTCTGCAGTGTCGCACCGGCTCCAAGCACGCCAGTCCCGCCCACGGCGGTACGGACAGCCCCAACGCCACCCCCACTCACCAGCCGCAGTTCAACACCCCCACCCCGCCTCAGCTCCAGAGGAACTTCACCACCCCCATCATGAACCAGCCACCCCAGGGGTTCAACCACCTGTTGGGGTTCCCCACCCCCATGACCCCCGGGGCGGGCCTGATGCGGAGTCCCATGGGGATGCCGATGATGAACCCACACCAGATGGCACAGGTACTA TCACCCCCTCTGGCTGAGAGCGATCCAGGTGAT ATGCAAAGAATGAGCCAACAAATGCAGGGATCACCGATGAGCCAACACAGGTCAAACCACAACAACATGGGCCATCGGAACGACTACAGCCCAATGGACACCCCTCACAGGGGGTCCCGGGACAGAGATCACAGAGACCAGAGGGGCTGGGGAAGGGATTCAGACTACCGTGGGGGGAGAGACACAGATTATCGTGATCGCAGCAGAGACAGAGATAACAGGAGAGATAGCAGACACTATCAGCACAGGAGATAG
- the LOC136439984 gene encoding RNA-binding protein 7-like isoform X3 encodes MVMEDGKEERTLWAGNLSSQVTEEQLYELFLQAGPLVGVTIPKDPGTGNKRSYAFIEFKHAVSVPYTIELMNGIRLHERSLRLQCRTGSKHASPAHGGTDSPNATPTHQPQFNTPTPPQLQRNFTTPIMNQPPQGFNHLLGFPTPMTPGAGLMRSPMGMPMMNPHQMAQVLMQRMSQQMQGSPMSQHRSNHNNMGHRNDYSPMDTPHRGSRDRDHRDQRGWGRDSDYRGGRDTDYRDRSRDRDNRRDSRHYQHRR; translated from the exons ATGGTCATGGAAGACGGCAAGGAAGAGCGAACGCTGTGGGCCGGGAATCTCAGCTCTCAAGTAACGGAGGAGCAGCTCTATGAACTATTTCTCCAG gCTGGTCCCCTTGTTGGAGTCACCATCCCTAAGGACCCTGGCACAGGCAATAAGAGGAGCTACGCATTCATCGAGTTCAAACACGCCGTTTCCGTCCCCTACACCATCGAGCTGATGAACGGCATACGGCTGCACGAGCGCTCGCTACGTCTGCAGTGTCGCACCGGCTCCAAGCACGCCAGTCCCGCCCACGGCGGTACGGACAGCCCCAACGCCACCCCCACTCACCAGCCGCAGTTCAACACCCCCACCCCGCCTCAGCTCCAGAGGAACTTCACCACCCCCATCATGAACCAGCCACCCCAGGGGTTCAACCACCTGTTGGGGTTCCCCACCCCCATGACCCCCGGGGCGGGCCTGATGCGGAGTCCCATGGGGATGCCGATGATGAACCCACACCAGATGGCACAGGTACTA ATGCAAAGAATGAGCCAACAAATGCAGGGATCACCGATGAGCCAACACAGGTCAAACCACAACAACATGGGCCATCGGAACGACTACAGCCCAATGGACACCCCTCACAGGGGGTCCCGGGACAGAGATCACAGAGACCAGAGGGGCTGGGGAAGGGATTCAGACTACCGTGGGGGGAGAGACACAGATTATCGTGATCGCAGCAGAGACAGAGATAACAGGAGAGATAGCAGACACTATCAGCACAGGAGATAG
- the LOC136439984 gene encoding RNA-binding protein 7-like isoform X4, translating into MVMEDGKEERTLWAGNLSSQVTEEQLYELFLQAGPLVGVTIPKDPGTGNKRSYAFIEFKHAVSVPYTIELMNGIRLHERSLRLQCRTGSKHASPAHGGTDSPNATPTHQPQFNTPTPPQLQRNFTTPIMNQPPQGFNHLLGFPTPMTPGAGLMRSPMGMPMMNPHQMAQMQRMSQQMQGSPMSQHRSNHNNMGHRNDYSPMDTPHRGSRDRDHRDQRGWGRDSDYRGGRDTDYRDRSRDRDNRRDSRHYQHRR; encoded by the exons ATGGTCATGGAAGACGGCAAGGAAGAGCGAACGCTGTGGGCCGGGAATCTCAGCTCTCAAGTAACGGAGGAGCAGCTCTATGAACTATTTCTCCAG gCTGGTCCCCTTGTTGGAGTCACCATCCCTAAGGACCCTGGCACAGGCAATAAGAGGAGCTACGCATTCATCGAGTTCAAACACGCCGTTTCCGTCCCCTACACCATCGAGCTGATGAACGGCATACGGCTGCACGAGCGCTCGCTACGTCTGCAGTGTCGCACCGGCTCCAAGCACGCCAGTCCCGCCCACGGCGGTACGGACAGCCCCAACGCCACCCCCACTCACCAGCCGCAGTTCAACACCCCCACCCCGCCTCAGCTCCAGAGGAACTTCACCACCCCCATCATGAACCAGCCACCCCAGGGGTTCAACCACCTGTTGGGGTTCCCCACCCCCATGACCCCCGGGGCGGGCCTGATGCGGAGTCCCATGGGGATGCCGATGATGAACCCACACCAGATGGCACAG ATGCAAAGAATGAGCCAACAAATGCAGGGATCACCGATGAGCCAACACAGGTCAAACCACAACAACATGGGCCATCGGAACGACTACAGCCCAATGGACACCCCTCACAGGGGGTCCCGGGACAGAGATCACAGAGACCAGAGGGGCTGGGGAAGGGATTCAGACTACCGTGGGGGGAGAGACACAGATTATCGTGATCGCAGCAGAGACAGAGATAACAGGAGAGATAGCAGACACTATCAGCACAGGAGATAG